From a region of the Mercurialis annua linkage group LG1-X, ddMerAnnu1.2, whole genome shotgun sequence genome:
- the LOC126665654 gene encoding cation/H(+) antiporter 20-like encodes MQQIRNFTTIKTSSGGVWQGDNPLNYAFPLLIVQAILVLIVTRFLTFLLKPLRQPRVVAEIIGGVLLGPSALGRNKYLFDIVFPSWSTPILESVASLGLLFFLFLVGLELDLNSIRRTGKTAFGIALAGISLPFLFSIGVSFLLRKAVHGMDKVGYVQCIMFIGVSLSITAFPVLARILAELKLLTTHVGQTAMAAAAFNDVAAWILLALAVALAENGSNGDHSSSSALTSIWVLISGVAFIAFMLIFVRPVMTWVARQCSLGQDGADEAYVCLTLAGVMLSGLMTDLIGIHAIFGAFVFGLMIPKEGEFAGRLIKKIEDFVCGLLLPLYFASSGLKTDVGTIRGAEAWGLLALVITTACVGKIVGTFAVAMVCKIPVRESLALGVLMNTKGLVELIVLNIGKEKKVLNDEMFAILVLMALVTTFMTTPIVMAIYKPSTRIFRVETQSSTRKNSQHTTTILACVHNPDNVPSIFNLIESTTTLQKSSLKLYLMHLVQLTDRSSSIMMVQRTRKNGFPFVKQLISQTSRSSNDQIAAPFNVYGKIGNGHVKIRQSTSVSALSTMHEDICSFAESKCVDLIILPFHKQWNDGTEEVGNVGLRFVNQNVLATAPCSVALLVDRGFSCADQKVCILFFGGFDDRKALEMGGRMSEHPSISTTLIRFQHQHAIECKDTSKEGDDEVAMAEFRGKWNGSVEYIEKDMKNIREEMMNIGINFNLVIVGKGATVSELANPQAEHPELGHLGALLASSEFSITASVLIIQRHNPADNVETINCKKIMNV; translated from the exons ATGCAACAAATACGCAACTTTACGACCATAAAAACCTCTTCTGGTGGAGTTTGGCAAGGCGATAATCCTCTAAATTATGCCTTCCCATTATTAATAGTTCAAGCAATTCTAGTTCTCATCGTCACCCGCTTCCTCACTTTCCTTCTAAAGCCCCTTCGACAACCACGAGTTGTTGCTgaaataatt GGCGGAGTTTTGCTTGGGCCATCAGCTCTTGGCCGGAACAAATACTTGTTTGACATAGTATTTCCTTCATGGAGCACTCCTATACTAGAATCCGTAGCAAGTTTAGGCCTCCTTTTCTTTCTCTTCCTAGTAGGTCTCGAACTGGACTTAAACTCAATCCGCCGTACCGGAAAAACTGCTTTCGGCATAGCACTCGCCGGAATCTCCCTCCCTTTCCTATTCAGCATCGGAGTATCGTTCCTTCTTCGAAAAGCCGTTCATGGTATGGACAAGGTTGGCTATGTCCAATGTATAATGTTCATCGGAGTTTCCCTATCCATCACTGCTTTTCCTGTTCTCGCTCGCATTCTAGCAGAGCTCAAACTTCTAACCACCCATGTCGGTCAAACCGCCATGGCCGCAGCCGCATTCAACGACGTAGCAGCATGGATCTTGCTAGCCCTAGCCGTAGCACTCGCGGAAAACGGCTCAAACGGGGATCATTCAAGCTCCAGCGCTTTAACATCTATATGGGTTCTCATTTCCGGAGTTGCTTTTATTGCTTTCATGCTCATTTTTGTTCGACCAGTAATGACTTGGGTCGCAAGGCAATGCTCACTAGGACAAGATGGGGCAGACGAAGCATATGTATGTTTAACCTTAGCCGGAGTAATGTTGTCCGGGTTAATGACCGATCTTATAGGAATACATGCAATATTTGGTGCATTTGTGTTCGGTTTAATGATACCTAAAGAAGGAGAATTTGCGGGGAGATTGATTAAAAAGATTGAAGATTTTGTTTGTGGTTTGCTACTGCCGCTTTACTTTGCTTCGAGTGGGTTAAAGACAGATGTGGGGACAATCCGCGGAGCTGAAGCGTGGGGACTTCTGGCGTTGGTAATAACGACGGCTTGTGTCGGTAAGATTGTCGGAACGTTTGCGGTGGCTATGGTGTGCAAAATTCCGGTGAGGGAGTCTTTAGCGCTTGGAGTATTGATGAATACAAAAGGTTTGGTGGAGCTCATTGTTCTCAACATTGGCAAGGAGAAAAAg GTACTCAATGATGAAATGTTTGCTATTTTAGTGCTTATGGCCCTCGTCACCACCTTCATGACAACTCCAATAGTAATGGCCATTTACAAACCCTCAACTCGTATCTTCCGAGTGGAAACTCAATCATCAACTCGAAAGAACTCTCAACACACTACAACAATTCTTGCTTGCGTTCATAATCCAGACAATGTACCTTCAATTTTCAATCTCATCGAATCAACTACAACTCTCCAAAAATCCTCTCTCAAGCTCTATCTAATGCACCTTGTTCAACTCACCGATCGATCATCTTCGATCATGATGGTTCAACGCACTCGAAAGAACGGTTTTCCCTTCGTTAAGCAATTGATCTCTCAGACCAGCCGTAGTAGTAATGATCAAATAGCAGCTCCATTTAATGTTTATGGAAAAATCGGAAATGGCCACGTTAAAATTCGGCAGTCAACTTCTGTGTCCGCATTGTCCACAATGCATGAAGATATTTGCAGTTTCGCGGAAAGTAAATGCGTAGATTTGATAATTTTGCCGTTCCACAAGCAATGGAATGACGGAACAGAGGAGGTTGGGAATGTTGGATTGCGATTTGTCAATCAAAATGTTCTTGCGACTGCTCCATGTTCCGTCGCCCTACTTGTGGACCGTGGATTTAGTTGCGCCGATCAGAAGGTTTGTATTCTGTTTTTTGGCGGCTTTGATGATCGTAAGGCTCTGGAAATGGGCGGTCGGATGTCTGAACACCCGAGTATTAGTACTACTCTGATCAGATTTCAACATCAACATGCTATCGAATGTAAAGACACATCAAAG GAAGGAGATGACGAAGTAGCGATGGCGGAATTCCGAGGAAAATGGAACGGATCGGTCGAGTATATAGAGAAGGATATGAAGAATATAAGGGAGGAGATGATGAACATAGGAATAAACTTCAATTTGGTGATTGTGGGGAAGGGAGCTACAGTATCAGAACTAGCAAACCCTCAGGCAGAACATCCTGAGCTAGGCCATCTAGGCGCTCTTCTAGCTTCATCAGAATTTAGCATCACAGCCTCTGTGCTAATTATCCAACGCCACAATCCAGCCGATAATGTCGAAAcgattaattgcaaaaaaatcatGAATGTTTAA